One stretch of Amycolatopsis sp. NBC_00345 DNA includes these proteins:
- the pcaD gene encoding 3-oxoadipate enol-lactonase — protein sequence MSAVRVHRVLEGPVDGPVVVFGNSVGSDYRVWAPQVAPLVARGFRVVRYDTRGHGASPVPPGPYELDDLGADLLALLDDVGAERAHVVGLSLGGMTGMWAGIHAPERVASLTLCCTSAKLGPPEMWVDRAAKVRAEGTGSIAEAAVGRWLTPAYAQAHPDEAEFLRGMIAATPSEGYAACCGVIERMDLLAGLPKISAPTLVVSGAEDPATPPEPHGRLIAEGVPGARFEVVASAAHLGSYEQPAEFTRLILEHITEAK from the coding sequence GTGTCTGCGGTCCGGGTGCACCGGGTGCTCGAAGGCCCCGTCGACGGTCCGGTGGTGGTGTTCGGCAACTCCGTCGGCAGCGACTACCGGGTGTGGGCGCCGCAGGTGGCTCCCCTTGTGGCGCGGGGATTCCGGGTGGTCCGGTACGACACACGCGGCCACGGTGCGTCGCCGGTACCGCCGGGGCCGTACGAACTGGACGACCTGGGCGCGGACCTGCTGGCGTTGCTGGACGACGTCGGCGCGGAGCGCGCGCACGTGGTCGGCCTCTCGCTCGGCGGGATGACCGGCATGTGGGCGGGTATCCACGCGCCGGAGCGGGTCGCGAGCCTGACGTTGTGCTGCACGTCGGCGAAGCTGGGGCCGCCCGAGATGTGGGTGGACCGGGCGGCGAAGGTCCGTGCGGAGGGCACCGGCTCCATCGCCGAGGCGGCCGTCGGGCGGTGGCTCACGCCCGCGTACGCGCAGGCGCACCCGGACGAAGCCGAGTTCCTGCGCGGCATGATCGCGGCCACCCCGAGCGAGGGTTACGCGGCCTGCTGCGGCGTCATCGAGCGGATGGACCTGCTCGCCGGGCTGCCGAAGATCAGCGCGCCGACGCTGGTCGTCTCCGGGGCCGAAGACCCCGCGACCCCGCCGGAGCCGCACGGCCGGCTCATCGCCGAGGGGGTGCCGGGCGCGCGGTTCGAGGTGGTCGCGTCGGCGGCGCACCTGGGCAGTTACGAGCAGCCTGCGGAGTTCACCCGGCTGATCCTGGAGCACATCACGGAGGCCAAGTGA
- the pcaC gene encoding 4-carboxymuconolactone decarboxylase, which yields MTGERYEAGMKVRREVLGDEHVDWAVARTTEFSRPFQEYITEAAWGSAWTREGLDRRTRSCITLAALTALHCHDELAMHVRAAVRNGLTADEIGEVLLHTGVYAGVPAANTAIAIAQRTLAELGEPTAQPPAGG from the coding sequence GTGACCGGCGAGCGTTACGAGGCGGGCATGAAGGTGCGCCGCGAAGTGCTGGGCGACGAGCACGTCGACTGGGCCGTCGCGCGCACCACGGAGTTCAGCCGCCCGTTCCAGGAGTACATCACCGAGGCCGCGTGGGGCTCGGCGTGGACGCGCGAAGGCCTGGACCGGCGCACGCGCAGCTGCATCACGCTGGCGGCGCTCACCGCGCTGCACTGCCACGACGAGCTGGCGATGCACGTCCGCGCGGCCGTCCGCAACGGACTGACCGCGGACGAGATCGGCGAGGTGCTGCTGCACACCGGCGTTTACGCGGGTGTGCCGGCGGCGAACACGGCCATCGCGATCGCCCAGCGCACCCTGGCCGAACTGGGTGAGCCGACGGCCCAGCCACCGGCCGGCGGATAG
- a CDS encoding IclR family transcriptional regulator domain-containing protein, translating into MDEGEPAERGAHHVQSLERGLAVIRAFSAEAPHPTLSEVARVTGLTRAAARRFLLTLVDLGYVRTDGKYFTLTARVLELGYAYLSSMSLSEVAQPHLERLSAEVRESSSVSVLEVPDIVYIARVAVSRIMTVSINVGTRFPAYATSMGHVLLADMSRAELEAYFIVADLDRLTDHTLTDRGLLKAELARVSEQGWAMVDQELEEGLRSVAAPIHGGDGRVVAAVNLSTHASRTTAEAVRTELVPPLLATAAAISNDLAAASPTKAARG; encoded by the coding sequence ATGGACGAGGGCGAACCGGCCGAGCGCGGCGCACACCACGTGCAGTCGCTGGAGCGCGGGCTGGCGGTGATCAGGGCCTTCAGCGCGGAGGCGCCGCACCCCACGCTCAGCGAGGTCGCGCGGGTCACGGGCCTGACCCGGGCAGCCGCGCGGCGGTTCCTGCTCACCCTCGTCGACCTCGGCTACGTCCGCACGGACGGCAAGTACTTCACGCTCACCGCGCGGGTGCTGGAGCTGGGTTACGCGTACCTGTCGAGCATGTCGTTGTCGGAAGTGGCGCAGCCGCACCTGGAGCGGCTTTCGGCGGAGGTGCGGGAGTCCAGTTCGGTGTCGGTGCTGGAAGTCCCGGACATCGTGTACATCGCGCGCGTCGCGGTGTCGCGGATCATGACCGTGAGCATCAACGTGGGCACGCGTTTCCCGGCGTACGCCACATCGATGGGGCACGTGCTGCTCGCGGACATGAGCCGGGCGGAGCTGGAGGCCTACTTCATCGTCGCGGACCTAGACCGTCTGACCGACCACACCCTGACCGACCGCGGCCTGCTGAAGGCCGAGCTGGCGCGCGTCTCCGAGCAGGGCTGGGCGATGGTGGACCAGGAACTGGAGGAGGGCCTCCGCTCAGTAGCCGCCCCCATCCACGGCGGCGACGGCCGGGTCGTAGCCGCGGTGAACCTGTCCACCCACGCCAGCCGCACCACAGCGGAGGCCGTCCGCACCGAACTGGTCCCCCCACTACTGGCAACGGCGGCAGCCATTTCGAACGACCTCGCCGCCGCGAGCCCGACCAAGGCCGCCCGTGGCTGA
- a CDS encoding nucleotidyltransferase family protein: MAEPQIAGLGVPGPRVAGLLLAAGAGRRFGGPKALAELDGEPLVRRALRTLIEAGCGPVRVVVGAAAGEVRALLPDPELAVYAEGWESGMGASLRAGLTALADVDGPEAALVHLVDLPWVGADVIARVAAGATEDVVARAAYDGVPGHPVLLGRRWWAEIAGSASGDRGARDWLATRADLRLVECADLGSGRDVDHRADLGDG, translated from the coding sequence GTGGCTGAACCGCAAATCGCCGGGCTCGGCGTGCCGGGGCCGCGAGTCGCCGGTCTGCTGCTGGCGGCGGGGGCCGGACGGCGGTTCGGTGGGCCGAAGGCGCTGGCCGAGCTGGACGGTGAGCCGTTGGTCCGCCGGGCGCTGCGCACGCTTATCGAGGCGGGGTGTGGGCCGGTTCGGGTGGTCGTCGGTGCGGCGGCCGGGGAAGTCCGGGCGTTGCTGCCTGATCCCGAGCTCGCCGTCTACGCCGAGGGCTGGGAGAGCGGCATGGGCGCCTCGCTGCGGGCTGGCCTCACCGCGCTCGCCGACGTCGACGGGCCCGAAGCCGCCCTGGTGCACCTGGTCGACCTCCCGTGGGTGGGCGCCGACGTGATCGCGCGGGTGGCCGCCGGCGCGACCGAGGACGTTGTCGCGCGCGCCGCCTACGACGGGGTCCCCGGCCACCCGGTCCTGCTGGGCCGCCGGTGGTGGGCCGAGATCGCCGGTTCCGCCAGCGGGGACCGCGGCGCCCGCGACTGGCTGGCCACCCGCGCCGACCTGCGCCTCGTCGAGTGCGCCGACCTGGGCAGCGGCCGGGATGTCGACCATCGCGCCGACCTGGGCGACGGCTAG
- a CDS encoding AAA family ATPase, with product MISASKPQRPTIGTVTESPEDLAVALDAVGYLADEGLATAGFLAMRLHRPLFCEGEPGTGKTSLALALASALDLPLVRLQCHEGIDAAQALYEWDFPRQLLHLRALEAAEGGRLDAETAERSLYTERFLLARPLLRALTAAPCVLLIDEIDRADDEFEAFLLQLLDEYTVTIPEYGEIRAEVPPLVVLTSNRTREVHDALKRRCLYHWLEHPDLPREVRILRRRIPGVSEAMAQQVAEAVHRLRAMELLKPPGTAESLDWARALLALGRDELDAATAARTLGAVLKYSEDLDRVRAKLDALFA from the coding sequence ATGATCAGCGCATCCAAGCCCCAGCGCCCTACCATCGGCACTGTGACGGAGTCCCCGGAAGACCTCGCGGTGGCGCTCGACGCCGTCGGCTACCTCGCCGACGAGGGGCTGGCGACGGCTGGGTTCCTGGCGATGCGGCTGCACCGGCCGTTGTTCTGCGAGGGCGAGCCGGGCACCGGCAAGACGTCGCTGGCGTTGGCGCTGGCGAGCGCGCTCGACCTGCCGCTGGTGCGCCTGCAGTGCCATGAAGGCATCGACGCCGCGCAGGCGTTGTATGAGTGGGACTTTCCGCGCCAGCTGCTGCACCTGCGCGCGCTGGAAGCCGCCGAAGGGGGCCGGCTCGATGCCGAGACGGCCGAGCGCTCGCTCTACACCGAGCGGTTCCTGCTGGCCCGGCCCCTGCTGCGGGCCCTGACCGCCGCCCCGTGCGTCCTGCTGATCGACGAGATCGACCGCGCCGACGACGAGTTCGAGGCCTTCCTCCTCCAGCTCCTCGACGAGTACACCGTCACGATCCCGGAGTACGGCGAGATCCGCGCCGAGGTGCCGCCCCTGGTCGTCCTGACGTCCAACCGCACTCGCGAGGTGCACGACGCCCTCAAGCGCCGCTGCCTCTACCACTGGCTGGAGCACCCGGACCTGCCCCGCGAGGTGCGGATCCTGCGCCGTCGGATCCCCGGCGTCAGCGAGGCCATGGCCCAGCAGGTCGCCGAGGCGGTGCACCGGCTCCGGGCGATGGAGTTGTTGAAACCACCGGGAACGGCGGAATCGCTCGACTGGGCGAGGGCCCTGCTCGCCTTGGGGCGCGACGAGCTGGACGCGGCGACGGCGGCGCGCACGCTCGGCGCCGTCCTGAAGTACAGCGAAGACCTCGACCGCGTCCGCGCGAAGCTGGACGCTTTGTTCGCCTGA
- a CDS encoding vWA domain-containing protein, with amino-acid sequence MDTETADPLVGFTGFAAALREAGVACDARRVQAYLAAVAEVDIAAPTQLYWAGRLTLCSDPDDLPRYEEAFARWFEVEPTPRGRAANQAERRARIAPLIASSGGETEGGESADSLRVAASDHEVLRHRDLAELTTAEREHLRELLATLHPVLPQRKSARRTPAHHGRLDPSRTLRAMLAAGGEPVRLVRGRRGTRARRVVLLIDVSGSMSPYADALLRFAHVLTRANPAGVEVFTLGTRMTRVSRQLRQRDPERAMLAAGTAVPDFAGGTRLGETLRVFLDRWGQRGFARRAVVTVFSDGWERGDPSLLGDQLARLRRLAHAVFWVNPHAGREGYAPVQSGIVAALPHIDRLLAGHSLATLERLLGEIADA; translated from the coding sequence ATGGACACCGAAACCGCCGACCCGCTCGTGGGTTTCACCGGGTTCGCGGCGGCCCTGCGCGAAGCCGGGGTGGCCTGCGACGCACGGCGGGTGCAGGCGTACCTCGCGGCCGTCGCCGAGGTGGACATCGCCGCGCCGACCCAGCTGTACTGGGCCGGGCGGCTGACACTGTGCTCCGATCCCGACGACCTGCCGCGTTACGAGGAGGCCTTCGCCCGCTGGTTCGAGGTGGAGCCGACGCCGCGGGGCCGGGCCGCGAACCAGGCGGAGAGACGCGCGCGTATCGCGCCCCTCATCGCGTCGAGCGGCGGCGAAACCGAGGGTGGCGAGAGCGCCGACAGCCTGCGCGTCGCCGCCAGCGACCACGAGGTTCTGCGCCACCGCGACCTCGCCGAGCTGACCACGGCCGAGCGCGAGCACCTGCGCGAACTGCTCGCCACTCTGCATCCCGTGCTGCCGCAACGGAAATCGGCCCGGCGCACGCCGGCGCACCACGGGCGGCTCGATCCGTCACGCACGTTGCGCGCGATGCTCGCCGCCGGCGGTGAGCCTGTCCGGCTGGTCCGCGGCCGCCGGGGAACACGGGCGCGCCGGGTGGTGTTACTCATCGACGTGTCCGGTTCGATGAGCCCCTACGCCGACGCGTTGCTGCGCTTCGCGCACGTGCTCACGCGCGCGAACCCGGCCGGCGTCGAGGTGTTCACGCTCGGCACGCGGATGACGCGCGTGTCCCGGCAGCTGCGTCAGCGCGACCCGGAACGAGCCATGCTCGCGGCGGGCACGGCGGTGCCGGACTTCGCCGGCGGCACCCGCCTCGGCGAGACGCTGCGCGTGTTCCTCGACCGCTGGGGCCAGCGCGGATTCGCCCGCCGCGCCGTGGTCACGGTGTTCTCCGACGGGTGGGAGCGCGGCGACCCGAGCCTGCTCGGGGACCAGCTCGCGAGGCTGCGCCGGCTCGCGCACGCCGTATTCTGGGTGAATCCGCACGCGGGGCGGGAGGGGTACGCTCCGGTCCAGTCCGGCATCGTGGCCGCCTTGCCCCACATCGACCGGTTACTGGCCGGGCACAGCCTGGCGACCTTGGAACGACTGCTCGGGGAGATAGCCGATGCGTGA
- a CDS encoding XdhC/CoxI family protein produces the protein MRDVLDDVYRRWSAGETVGLGTVVATFSSAPREPGAAMVVAADGTVAGSVSGGCVEGAVYELAQEVVAERKPVLQRYGVSDNDAFAVGLTCGGIIDIYVEHVDRDSMPELPEVVASVRSGEPVAVVTVIEHERHGLVGERMIVWPDRVAGTLGSSRMDDAVADDARGLLATGRTATLHYGPDGQRRGEGMAVFVNSFEPPPRLLVFGAIDFAAAMARMGAYLGYQVTVCDARPVFATSSRFPDAHEVVVDWPHRYLKTEAEAGRIDARTAITVLTHDPKFDVPLLEVALGLDVGYVGAMGSRKTHDDRFARLREAGISEVSLERLSSPIGLDLGARTPEETAVSIAAEIIALRWSGTGRRLAALSGRIHN, from the coding sequence ATGCGTGACGTACTGGACGACGTGTACCGCCGCTGGTCGGCGGGGGAGACGGTCGGGCTCGGCACGGTGGTGGCCACGTTCTCGTCCGCGCCGCGTGAGCCCGGTGCGGCGATGGTGGTGGCCGCCGACGGGACGGTGGCGGGCAGCGTGTCCGGCGGCTGCGTCGAGGGTGCGGTGTACGAGCTGGCCCAGGAGGTCGTCGCCGAGCGGAAGCCGGTGCTGCAGCGTTACGGCGTGAGCGACAACGACGCGTTCGCGGTGGGCCTGACCTGCGGCGGGATCATCGACATCTACGTGGAGCACGTGGACCGCGACTCGATGCCGGAGCTGCCCGAGGTCGTGGCGTCGGTGCGATCCGGGGAGCCGGTCGCCGTCGTCACGGTCATCGAGCACGAGCGCCACGGCCTGGTGGGCGAGCGCATGATCGTGTGGCCGGACCGCGTGGCCGGCACGCTCGGCTCGTCGCGCATGGACGACGCCGTGGCCGACGACGCGCGCGGCCTGCTCGCCACCGGCCGCACCGCGACCCTGCACTACGGCCCGGACGGCCAGCGCCGCGGCGAGGGCATGGCCGTGTTCGTCAACTCGTTCGAGCCGCCGCCCCGCCTGCTCGTCTTCGGCGCGATCGACTTCGCCGCGGCGATGGCGCGCATGGGCGCCTACCTGGGCTACCAGGTCACGGTGTGCGACGCGCGGCCGGTGTTCGCCACGAGCAGCCGTTTCCCGGACGCGCACGAGGTTGTCGTCGACTGGCCGCACCGCTACCTCAAGACGGAGGCCGAGGCCGGGCGCATCGACGCCCGCACGGCCATCACGGTCCTCACGCACGACCCCAAGTTCGACGTGCCGCTGCTGGAGGTCGCGCTGGGCCTGGACGTCGGTTACGTCGGCGCCATGGGCTCCCGCAAGACCCACGACGACCGCTTCGCGCGCCTTCGCGAAGCGGGCATCAGCGAGGTGTCGCTGGAGCGCCTGTCCTCGCCGATCGGCCTCGACCTCGGCGCCCGGACCCCGGAGGAGACTGCGGTTTCCATCGCGGCGGAGATCATCGCGCTGCGCTGGAGCGGCACCGGACGCCGTCTGGCCGCCTTGTCGGGACGCATCCACAACTGA
- a CDS encoding (2Fe-2S)-binding protein — MRITVTVDGTEYTDDVEPRTLLVHHLRERVGKVGTVVGCDTSNCGACTVHLDGHSVKSCSVLAVQADGREVTTVEGLSRDGRLHPVQQAFHDNHALQCGFCTPGMIMQSIDLLADNPDPDEKAVREGLEGNLCRCTGYQNIVRAVQDAARQMAPGAGPEAERIDQVGVGGEG; from the coding sequence ATGCGCATCACCGTCACCGTCGACGGCACCGAGTACACCGATGACGTGGAGCCGCGCACCCTGCTCGTGCACCACCTGCGGGAGCGGGTCGGGAAAGTGGGCACCGTCGTCGGCTGCGACACCAGCAACTGCGGCGCCTGCACCGTCCACCTCGACGGGCACAGCGTGAAGTCCTGCTCCGTGCTCGCCGTCCAGGCCGACGGGCGCGAGGTCACCACCGTCGAAGGGCTGTCCCGCGACGGCCGGCTCCACCCCGTGCAGCAGGCGTTCCACGACAACCACGCGCTGCAGTGCGGGTTCTGCACCCCCGGCATGATCATGCAGTCCATCGACCTGCTGGCCGACAATCCCGATCCGGACGAGAAAGCCGTGCGCGAAGGACTCGAGGGCAACCTCTGCCGCTGCACCGGCTACCAGAACATCGTGCGCGCCGTGCAAGACGCCGCGCGGCAGATGGCCCCGGGCGCCGGGCCCGAGGCCGAGCGGATCGACCAGGTCGGCGTGGGTGGTGAAGGATGA
- a CDS encoding xanthine dehydrogenase family protein molybdopterin-binding subunit, with translation MTATIEPEIGKSRLRKEDERLITGRTRWTDNIVLPGMLHLAVLRSPLAHAKIVSIDTAAAKGEPGVIAVYTGRDLDPESAIGMPCAWPITPDMKAPRRPVLAADQVNFAGEGVAVVVARTSAEAHDALEKIDVEYDELPVILDMEAALAEGSPLVHEELGTNKNALWVFDSAEAGTGTGVEEALASSEIVLKRRFRQQRLVPAFMEPRACVVDPTTAQITMWAATQVPHILRVMSALTLGIPEHKLRVIAPDVGGGFGGKIGVLPEEMMTLIIARKLGKPVKWNESRSETMVAAHHGRDQIQDITIAANADGTVTGLKVELLAGLGAYNGLVGPGVPILGAFMFNAIYKIPAYHFACTNVFTTTTLTDAYRGAGRPEATFAIERIMDELADELGLDPLELREKNWIKHEEFPYTTVAGLTYDSGNYEAATAKAKELFDYDGLRREQASRRETNDPVQLGIGISTFTEMCGLAPSRVLGALDYAAGGWEYASMRVLPTGKIEVTTGASAHGQGHETAWSQIVADQLGVPFEDVEVLHGDTQSSHKGMDTYGSRSLVVGGIAVVKAAEKVVAKAKPIAAHMLECSEDDLEFAGGKFTVKGTGSSTTIQDVAFSVFSAHDLPDGVEPSLDSDATFDPENFSYPHGTHLCAAEVDTETGRVKLRSYVCVDDVGVVVNPLIVEGQVHGGLAQGIAQALFEEAVHDESGTLTTGTFADYLLPSAADLPSFTTARTETPSTTNPLGAKGVGEAGTIASTPAVVNAVIDAVRHLGVDEIEMPLTPMRVWHAIQHGTTDAGGTGNQAGGGLGSIDASGGAQ, from the coding sequence ATGACCGCCACGATCGAGCCCGAGATCGGAAAGTCCCGTCTCCGCAAGGAAGACGAGCGGCTGATCACCGGCCGCACCCGCTGGACGGACAACATCGTGCTGCCCGGGATGCTCCACCTCGCCGTGCTCCGGAGTCCGCTGGCGCACGCGAAGATCGTCTCCATCGACACGGCCGCGGCCAAGGGCGAGCCGGGTGTCATCGCCGTTTACACCGGCCGCGACCTCGACCCCGAGAGCGCCATCGGCATGCCTTGCGCGTGGCCGATCACGCCGGACATGAAGGCCCCGCGCCGTCCCGTGCTCGCCGCCGACCAGGTGAACTTCGCCGGTGAGGGCGTCGCCGTGGTTGTCGCGCGCACCTCGGCGGAGGCGCACGACGCGCTCGAGAAGATCGATGTCGAGTACGACGAACTGCCCGTGATCCTCGATATGGAGGCCGCGCTCGCCGAGGGTTCGCCGCTCGTGCACGAGGAGCTGGGCACCAACAAGAACGCGCTCTGGGTCTTCGACTCCGCCGAGGCCGGCACCGGCACGGGCGTGGAGGAAGCGCTGGCCTCGTCCGAGATCGTGCTCAAGCGCCGGTTCCGCCAGCAGCGGCTGGTGCCGGCGTTCATGGAGCCACGCGCGTGTGTGGTCGACCCGACCACCGCGCAGATCACCATGTGGGCCGCCACGCAGGTGCCGCACATCCTGCGGGTGATGTCGGCCCTGACGCTGGGCATCCCGGAGCACAAGCTGCGCGTGATCGCCCCCGACGTCGGCGGCGGCTTCGGCGGCAAGATCGGTGTGCTGCCCGAGGAGATGATGACGCTGATCATCGCCCGGAAGCTCGGGAAACCGGTGAAGTGGAACGAATCCCGGTCCGAGACGATGGTCGCCGCGCACCACGGCCGGGACCAGATCCAGGACATCACCATCGCCGCGAACGCCGACGGCACCGTCACCGGGCTGAAGGTCGAGCTGCTCGCCGGCCTCGGCGCGTACAACGGCCTGGTCGGGCCGGGGGTGCCGATCCTCGGCGCGTTCATGTTCAACGCCATCTACAAGATCCCGGCGTACCACTTCGCCTGCACCAACGTGTTCACCACGACCACGCTCACCGACGCCTACCGCGGCGCCGGGCGGCCGGAGGCGACGTTCGCGATCGAGCGGATCATGGACGAACTCGCCGACGAGCTGGGCCTGGACCCGCTGGAGCTGCGCGAGAAGAACTGGATCAAGCACGAGGAATTCCCTTACACCACGGTGGCGGGCCTGACCTACGACTCGGGCAACTACGAGGCCGCCACGGCCAAAGCCAAGGAACTGTTCGATTACGACGGACTGCGCCGCGAGCAGGCTTCGCGGCGCGAAACGAACGACCCGGTCCAGCTGGGCATCGGCATCTCGACGTTCACCGAAATGTGCGGCCTGGCGCCGTCGAGGGTGCTCGGCGCGCTGGACTACGCGGCGGGAGGCTGGGAGTACGCGTCGATGCGGGTGCTGCCCACCGGCAAGATCGAGGTGACCACCGGCGCTTCGGCGCACGGCCAGGGGCACGAGACGGCGTGGAGCCAGATCGTCGCCGACCAGCTGGGCGTGCCGTTCGAGGACGTCGAGGTGCTGCACGGCGACACGCAGTCCTCGCACAAGGGCATGGACACCTACGGCTCGCGTTCGCTGGTGGTCGGCGGCATCGCCGTGGTCAAGGCCGCGGAGAAGGTGGTCGCCAAGGCCAAGCCGATCGCCGCGCACATGCTGGAATGCTCGGAGGACGACCTCGAGTTCGCCGGCGGCAAGTTCACCGTGAAGGGCACGGGCTCGTCGACGACCATCCAGGACGTCGCGTTCTCCGTGTTCTCCGCGCACGACCTGCCCGACGGGGTCGAGCCCTCGCTGGACTCCGACGCCACGTTCGACCCGGAGAACTTCTCCTACCCGCACGGCACGCACCTGTGCGCGGCCGAGGTGGACACCGAGACCGGCCGGGTCAAGCTGCGCTCGTACGTCTGCGTGGACGACGTCGGCGTGGTGGTGAACCCGCTGATCGTGGAGGGGCAGGTGCACGGCGGGCTCGCGCAGGGCATCGCGCAGGCGTTGTTCGAGGAGGCCGTGCACGACGAGAGCGGCACGCTCACCACCGGCACCTTCGCCGACTACCTGCTGCCCTCGGCCGCCGACCTGCCGTCGTTCACCACCGCCCGCACCGAAACGCCGTCGACCACGAACCCGTTGGGCGCCAAGGGAGTCGGCGAGGCCGGCACGATCGCCTCGACGCCGGCGGTGGTGAACGCCGTGATCGACGCGGTGCGCCACCTCGGCGTCGACGAGATCGAGATGCCCCTGACCCCGATGCGCGTGTGGCACGCGATCCAGCACGGGACGACCGACGCCGGCGGCACCGGCAATCAGGCCGGCGGCGGCCTCGGTTCGATCGACGCCTCCGGAGGTGCCCAGTGA
- a CDS encoding FAD binding domain-containing protein, translating into MIPAPFEYVAPSTVDEAVRALADAGEDAKVLAGGQSLLPVLRMRLASPTTLVDLGKVAELRGVREDGDALAIGAMTTHYDVQRDALVAEHAALIKAATDTVADPQVRHRGTFGGAIAHADPAGDLLAPVLALDCELVLAGPGGRRTVGAAEFFQDYFTTALAPDELLVAVRVPKHTGWRAHYEKFNRVAQAWSMVAVAATVRTEGGVIEEARVALTNMGSTPVRASGVERALLGAAATADTIRAAAAHAADGTNPAADGNSDVEYRQHLARVLTGRALTAAVGG; encoded by the coding sequence GTGATCCCCGCCCCGTTCGAGTACGTGGCTCCGTCCACAGTGGATGAAGCGGTGCGGGCGCTCGCGGACGCGGGCGAGGACGCCAAGGTGCTGGCCGGCGGGCAGAGCCTGCTGCCGGTGCTGCGGATGCGGCTGGCCTCGCCGACCACGCTCGTCGACCTCGGGAAGGTGGCGGAGCTGCGCGGCGTCCGCGAGGACGGCGACGCGCTCGCGATCGGCGCGATGACCACGCACTACGACGTGCAGCGAGACGCGCTGGTCGCCGAGCACGCCGCGCTGATCAAGGCGGCCACCGACACCGTCGCCGATCCGCAGGTACGCCACCGCGGCACCTTCGGCGGCGCCATCGCGCACGCCGACCCGGCGGGGGACCTGCTCGCACCGGTGCTCGCGCTGGACTGCGAGCTGGTGCTCGCGGGCCCGGGCGGGCGGCGGACCGTCGGCGCGGCGGAGTTCTTCCAGGACTACTTCACCACCGCGCTCGCGCCGGACGAGCTGCTCGTGGCGGTCCGCGTGCCGAAGCACACCGGCTGGCGGGCGCACTACGAGAAGTTCAACCGGGTGGCGCAGGCGTGGTCGATGGTCGCGGTCGCGGCCACCGTCCGCACCGAGGGCGGGGTGATCGAGGAGGCCAGGGTCGCGCTGACGAACATGGGCTCGACCCCGGTGCGCGCGAGTGGCGTCGAGCGGGCCCTGCTCGGCGCCGCCGCCACCGCCGACACCATCCGAGCCGCGGCGGCCCACGCCGCGGACGGCACCAACCCGGCCGCGGACGGCAACTCCGACGTCGAGTACCGGCAGCACCTCGCCCGGGTGCTGACGGGACGGGCGCTGACTGCCGCGGTGGGTGGTTGA
- a CDS encoding SRPBCC family protein, translating into MRLDHEFTVPASIGEVWQAVIDPERVAPCLPGAALTKVEGDSFTGTVKVKLGPISLLYKGSGEFLEKDEAARKVVIKASGKDARGGGTAAASVTLTLTETDGGTHGAVASDLAITGRPAQFGRGLISEVSGKILDTFAANLASSLGTADTPAAAAAAADGKTPADAKAPVDPAEAAKASASPAAAAEAAVAAAAGDAAERAAAEIAEKAAREHPDQPTPAATTPAKPSTSAPVTPAGPKPHLRSVPAGGATGEAEAIDLMDYAGRSVAKRLIPVAVVAAVLIGAIALIRALRRR; encoded by the coding sequence GTGCGGCTCGACCACGAATTCACCGTCCCGGCCTCGATCGGGGAGGTCTGGCAGGCGGTCATCGACCCGGAGCGCGTCGCGCCGTGTCTGCCGGGGGCGGCCCTCACCAAGGTCGAGGGTGACTCGTTCACGGGCACGGTGAAGGTCAAGCTGGGGCCGATCTCCTTGCTGTACAAGGGAAGTGGCGAGTTCCTGGAGAAGGACGAGGCGGCTCGCAAGGTGGTCATCAAGGCCTCCGGCAAGGACGCCCGCGGCGGCGGCACCGCGGCCGCGTCGGTGACCCTCACCCTGACCGAGACCGACGGCGGCACCCACGGCGCCGTCGCCAGCGACCTGGCCATCACGGGCCGCCCGGCCCAGTTCGGCCGCGGCCTGATCTCCGAGGTGAGCGGCAAAATCCTGGACACCTTCGCTGCCAACCTGGCGAGTTCGCTGGGTACTGCGGATACCCCGGCGGCTGCCGCTGCCGCAGCGGACGGGAAAACCCCGGCGGATGCGAAAGCCCCGGTCGACCCGGCGGAGGCGGCCAAAGCCTCGGCGAGCCCGGCGGCTGCGGCTGAAGCGGCCGTCGCCGCGGCGGCCGGTGACGCGGCCGAGCGCGCGGCCGCGGAAATCGCCGAGAAGGCCGCCAGGGAGCACCCGGACCAGCCCACTCCCGCGGCGACTACGCCCGCGAAGCCGTCGACCTCGGCGCCGGTCACCCCGGCCGGGCCCAAGCCCCACCTCCGCAGCGTCCCGGCCGGTGGCGCGACCGGCGAGGCGGAGGCCATCGACCTCATGGACTACGCGGGCCGGTCGGTCGCCAAGCGCCTCATCCCCGTCGCCGTGGTCGCCGCGGTCCTGATCGGCGCCATCGCACTCATCCGGGCCCTGCGCCGCCGCTGA